The following proteins are encoded in a genomic region of Oncorhynchus masou masou isolate Uvic2021 chromosome 32, UVic_Omas_1.1, whole genome shotgun sequence:
- the supt3h gene encoding transcription initiation protein SPT3 homolog isoform X1, with protein sequence MSSSPMAGSSSSARDRPPTRTSFIPEIQSMMFALGDARRPLHETAALVEDIVHTQLINLLQQACEGAVLRGSRVISAEDILFLMRRDKKKVRRLLRYLQFRDYKSKVLKTIEDEEPLESDRWVVAGSNKRQRLAGDFLSWVDQTGEFLSLSDNQEVDDVKLERLERLERQTRGMDSAQYSEFCESRQLSFAKKASKFRDWLDCSSLEVKPNTVAMEILSYLAYETTAQLVDLSLLVKQDMTPKTDPFSHVVSASFIHYHSNTEVKRDPESPETTPPSTPGSSHSSKPSNGGLGLDSKTRQRKRKKSSAVSGVEPPSGAIQPCHIREAIRRYSYRHTSANRGNGMAFLAC encoded by the exons atgaGCAGCAGTCCCATGGCAGGCTCTTCCAGCTCAGCGAGGGACCGCCCACCCACACGGACCAGCTTCATCCCCGAAATACAGAGCATGAT GTTTGCTCTGGGAGATGCTCGCAGACCCCTACATGAGACTGCTGCTCTGGTAGAGGACATTGTACACACCCAACTCATCAAcctg CTACAGCAGGCGTGTGAGGGGGCGGTCCTTAGAGGGTCAAGGGTCATCTCAGCTGAGGACATCCTGTTCCTCATGAGGAGAGACAAG aAGAAGGTGAGGAGGTTGTTAAGGTATCTACAGTTCAGAGACTACAAGTCTAAAGTGCTGAAAACCATTGAAGATGAGGAACCACTGGAGTCAG ATAGGTGGGTTGTTGCCGGGAGTAACAAGCGCCAGCGGCTAGCAGGAGACTTCTTGTCCTGGGTGGACCAGACGGGAGAGTTCCTGTCCCTGTCTGACAACCAGGAAGTAGATGACGTCAAACTGGAACGACTGGAG agGTTGGAAAGACAGACCAGGGGGATGGACAGTGCTCAGTACAGTGAGTTCTGTGAGAGTCGGCAGCTCAGCTTTG ctaagAAGGCATCTAAGTTCCGAGACTGGCTGGACTGCAGCAGTCTGGAGGTGAAGCCCAACACTGTTGCCATGGAGATCCTGTCCTATCTGGCTTATGAGACCACCGctcag ctggTAGATCTGTCTCTGTTAGTGAAACAGGATATGACTCCAAAGACAGATCCCTTCAGCCATGTTGTGTCTGCCAGCTTCATACACTACCACAGCAATACAGAG gtaAAGAGAGATCCAGAATCTCCAGAGACCACGCCCCCCTCCACTCCTGGCTCATCCCACTCCTCTAAGCCCTCGAATGGAGGCTTGGGATTGGACAGTAAAACCAGGCAAAGGAAACGCAAGAAG agctcAGCAGTGAGTGGTGTGGAACCTCCCAGTGGAGCCATTCAGCCCTGCCACATCAGAGAGGCCATCCGACGCTACAGTTACAGACACACG agTGCTAATAGGGGGAATGGGATGGCGTTCCTGGCCTGCTAA
- the supt3h gene encoding transcription initiation protein SPT3 homolog isoform X2 gives MSSSPMAGSSSSARDRPPTRTSFIPEIQSMMFALGDARRPLHETAALVEDIVHTQLINLQACEGAVLRGSRVISAEDILFLMRRDKKKVRRLLRYLQFRDYKSKVLKTIEDEEPLESDRWVVAGSNKRQRLAGDFLSWVDQTGEFLSLSDNQEVDDVKLERLERLERQTRGMDSAQYSEFCESRQLSFAKKASKFRDWLDCSSLEVKPNTVAMEILSYLAYETTAQLVDLSLLVKQDMTPKTDPFSHVVSASFIHYHSNTEVKRDPESPETTPPSTPGSSHSSKPSNGGLGLDSKTRQRKRKKSSAVSGVEPPSGAIQPCHIREAIRRYSYRHTSANRGNGMAFLAC, from the exons atgaGCAGCAGTCCCATGGCAGGCTCTTCCAGCTCAGCGAGGGACCGCCCACCCACACGGACCAGCTTCATCCCCGAAATACAGAGCATGAT GTTTGCTCTGGGAGATGCTCGCAGACCCCTACATGAGACTGCTGCTCTGGTAGAGGACATTGTACACACCCAACTCATCAAcctg CAGGCGTGTGAGGGGGCGGTCCTTAGAGGGTCAAGGGTCATCTCAGCTGAGGACATCCTGTTCCTCATGAGGAGAGACAAG aAGAAGGTGAGGAGGTTGTTAAGGTATCTACAGTTCAGAGACTACAAGTCTAAAGTGCTGAAAACCATTGAAGATGAGGAACCACTGGAGTCAG ATAGGTGGGTTGTTGCCGGGAGTAACAAGCGCCAGCGGCTAGCAGGAGACTTCTTGTCCTGGGTGGACCAGACGGGAGAGTTCCTGTCCCTGTCTGACAACCAGGAAGTAGATGACGTCAAACTGGAACGACTGGAG agGTTGGAAAGACAGACCAGGGGGATGGACAGTGCTCAGTACAGTGAGTTCTGTGAGAGTCGGCAGCTCAGCTTTG ctaagAAGGCATCTAAGTTCCGAGACTGGCTGGACTGCAGCAGTCTGGAGGTGAAGCCCAACACTGTTGCCATGGAGATCCTGTCCTATCTGGCTTATGAGACCACCGctcag ctggTAGATCTGTCTCTGTTAGTGAAACAGGATATGACTCCAAAGACAGATCCCTTCAGCCATGTTGTGTCTGCCAGCTTCATACACTACCACAGCAATACAGAG gtaAAGAGAGATCCAGAATCTCCAGAGACCACGCCCCCCTCCACTCCTGGCTCATCCCACTCCTCTAAGCCCTCGAATGGAGGCTTGGGATTGGACAGTAAAACCAGGCAAAGGAAACGCAAGAAG agctcAGCAGTGAGTGGTGTGGAACCTCCCAGTGGAGCCATTCAGCCCTGCCACATCAGAGAGGCCATCCGACGCTACAGTTACAGACACACG agTGCTAATAGGGGGAATGGGATGGCGTTCCTGGCCTGCTAA